The genomic region GTCCTCTTCGATGTCTTCCACACGGCGGTtgttcctctccctcttgaTGTTGTTTGTGCGTCCAATGACTATGCTCGCATCGgggtcgtcttcttcctcctcctcttcaacatctGAGGTTGCGTCGGCATTACGTCTCGAAGCCTCTGCCACTCGCTTCATTTTCCGAAGCATGACTTCGTCTGGATACAAGTCGGTGATTGTCAAGTCCTAAAGAGCCAAATTAGTATGGGTAGGAAACTCGACACATAACGTGGACATGGACCCGTACCTTTGAGCAGCCCGGAACAGGGCATTGTGCCTTGCCACCGGAAGATCGGATGAAAGACATGATGGCATCTTTCTCAAAGGTGTGCTTGCATTTGTGATTGCTAAATGGCGTTTTGAAGGCCTGCAATGACAAGGGGCACTTGAGGTCAACAATTTCACGCTCGACAACAagatcgtcatcctcctgaATGTCGGCGACATTCTTGACTGGGttgccatcctcgtcaaACCAAGTGGAGGGATCCGGCAGCGGGATCTCGTTGTCGGGGTGCATGGCATCATGCCACGTCCTCTTGAAAGGAATGTAGTCGTTGTGGACAGCATACTTATCGTAAGCAGATAATCTGGAGTACTCTATCATCTTGACCTTTCGAGCTGTCCTTAGAGCATCGATGACACCAACGACTGGGGGCACAT from Podospora bellae-mahoneyi strain CBS 112042 chromosome 4, whole genome shotgun sequence harbors:
- a CDS encoding hypothetical protein (EggNog:ENOG503P4JX; COG:S), giving the protein MPRLLQRSRPSEPAPATSVGSDDVSLPEYEPPAFPMNDENKAKLERLVAAQRNDSDARQYEKHLNECSKNLIKAVGSINDLLFQRRRQLARYVEKRRSEGVDDKSEAERELEEYVAELEATISTLTDKSEQALRRVIDCRAEFEDTKTVLESVVVTIKAQQPRPEPKPKKERRQQRRPANDDDDDDDDDEEVEEAEDVPPVVGVIDALRTARKVKMIEYSRLSAYDKYAVHNDYIPFKRTWHDAMHPDNEIPLPDPSTWFDEDGNPVKNVADIQEDDDLVVEREIVDLKCPLSLQAFKTPFSNHKCKHTFEKDAIMSFIRSSGGKAQCPVPGCSKDLTITDLYPDEVMLRKMKRVAEASRRNADATSDVEEEEEEDDPDASIVIGRTNNIKRERNNRRVEDIEED